The proteins below are encoded in one region of Sulfitobacter sp. SK012:
- a CDS encoding TAXI family TRAP transporter solute-binding subunit has translation MKMLKALVLSTSLITAGGALAQSADYVLNTASTGGTYHPVGTAISTLSKIKLLPKEDFSLTAVNSAGSGANVQALSAGTADFAILQGLYGSYAITGTGPVSEPQSNLRSVTMLWQNVEQFIVPAEKATTGTVEDLKALKGMSVGMGKQNSGTIGSNTVLLAGLGLDLEADFTLISAGYGPTTDALANGQAVAAGIPSGPPTGAITKLMASNEGKFTILDVTADEATAMDGGRNLWVPYTIAAGTYPGQSNDVNTIAQPNFLAVNASVDEEHVYLLTKAMYENLPFLQAIHPATKAMAVEKAMAGLPAPLHPGAARYYTEMGLEIPANLIAE, from the coding sequence ATGAAAATGTTGAAAGCACTCGTTCTGAGCACCAGCTTGATCACGGCTGGCGGCGCACTCGCGCAAAGCGCCGACTACGTATTGAACACGGCGTCCACTGGCGGCACCTATCACCCGGTCGGCACAGCGATCTCGACTTTGTCGAAGATCAAATTGCTGCCGAAAGAGGATTTCTCGCTGACGGCCGTCAACTCGGCAGGCTCTGGCGCAAACGTGCAGGCGTTGTCTGCAGGCACGGCTGATTTCGCCATTTTGCAGGGTCTCTATGGCTCCTATGCAATCACCGGCACGGGCCCCGTGAGTGAACCGCAATCCAACCTTCGTTCCGTCACAATGCTGTGGCAAAACGTTGAGCAGTTTATCGTTCCGGCGGAAAAAGCCACGACCGGCACTGTTGAGGATTTAAAGGCCCTCAAAGGCATGTCCGTCGGCATGGGCAAGCAAAACTCAGGCACCATCGGATCCAACACAGTGTTGCTTGCCGGTCTTGGTCTGGATTTGGAAGCTGACTTCACTTTGATCTCAGCGGGCTACGGCCCCACGACAGATGCGTTGGCAAACGGTCAGGCTGTCGCGGCTGGTATCCCTTCAGGCCCCCCAACAGGCGCAATCACCAAATTGATGGCCTCTAACGAAGGTAAGTTCACAATCTTGGACGTGACGGCCGACGAAGCCACTGCAATGGACGGTGGTCGCAATCTTTGGGTGCCATACACAATCGCTGCTGGCACATACCCGGGTCAGAGCAATGACGTGAACACCATCGCTCAGCCAAACTTTTTGGCCGTAAACGCAAGCGTGGACGAAGAGCATGTCTATCTGCTGACCAAAGCCATGTATGAGAATCTGCCATTTTTGCAGGCGATCCACCCGGCCACGAAGGCAATGGCGGTCGAGAAAGCAATGGCCGGACTGCCGGCACCTCTGCACCCCGGTGCGGCGCGCTATTACACCGAAATGGGTTTGGAAATTCCAGCAAACCTAATCGCTGAGTAA
- the tmpA gene encoding 2-trimethylaminoethylphosphonate dioxygenase, with the protein MFECNLTEDGTYLTIVDRGAQTRFHAIWLRDNAWDAATRSADNGQRLIALRDIPQETLISAAALIGETLSVTFSPEEKTIDYDLSWLLRNAYDRMGVAQTGWTKSMVETWDSDLMSRIPVADFDAVHSDPTELKNWLSQIARFGFAKLANGPVEELALERVVDLFGYVRETNYGRHFEVRTEVNPTNLAYTGAGLQAHTDNPYRDPVPTIQVLYCLESSAAGGENMVVDGFRVAERLRADNEDWFNVLSRYCAAFEYAGSGDVMLQSRRPMIELAPDGELIGVRFNNRSTAAITDVPFDDMQTYYAAYRRMGELIDDPSMEVSFRLEPGECFLVDNRRVLHARKGYSGTGKRWFQGCYADMDSLNSKLAVLDAKQREAAQ; encoded by the coding sequence ATGTTCGAATGTAACTTGACTGAAGACGGCACATATTTGACGATTGTCGACCGTGGTGCTCAGACAAGGTTCCACGCCATTTGGCTTCGGGATAACGCATGGGATGCGGCAACGCGATCTGCTGACAATGGTCAGCGTTTGATTGCGTTGCGCGATATTCCGCAAGAAACATTGATCAGTGCTGCGGCGTTGATTGGTGAAACACTTAGCGTCACGTTTTCGCCCGAAGAGAAGACCATCGATTATGACCTAAGCTGGCTGCTTAGAAACGCATACGATCGCATGGGAGTTGCCCAAACTGGGTGGACAAAGTCCATGGTTGAAACCTGGGACAGCGATTTGATGTCACGGATCCCGGTTGCTGATTTCGACGCGGTTCATTCTGATCCGACAGAATTGAAAAATTGGCTTAGCCAGATCGCGCGCTTTGGGTTTGCCAAACTGGCGAACGGTCCGGTTGAAGAATTGGCGCTGGAGCGTGTCGTGGATTTGTTTGGCTATGTCCGCGAGACCAATTACGGGCGTCATTTCGAAGTACGCACCGAAGTTAATCCAACAAATCTGGCTTATACCGGAGCTGGATTGCAGGCACATACAGACAACCCTTACAGGGACCCCGTGCCGACCATTCAGGTTTTATACTGCCTCGAAAGCTCTGCTGCTGGTGGGGAGAATATGGTTGTCGACGGCTTTCGTGTGGCCGAAAGGTTGCGGGCCGACAACGAAGATTGGTTCAACGTTCTCTCGCGGTATTGCGCTGCGTTTGAATATGCAGGTTCGGGTGATGTGATGCTACAATCGCGCCGCCCCATGATCGAATTGGCACCGGACGGCGAGTTGATCGGTGTCAGGTTCAACAATCGCTCAACCGCGGCGATCACAGACGTCCCGTTTGATGATATGCAGACCTATTATGCCGCATACCGCCGTATGGGCGAACTCATCGATGATCCGTCGATGGAAGTGTCATTCCGCCTTGAGCCCGGTGAGTGCTTCTTGGTCGATAACCGGCGCGTTTTGCATGCCCGCAAAGGATACTCAGGAACCGGTAAGCGTTGGTTCCAAGGGTGCTATGCCGATATGGATTCACTCAATTCGAAATTGGCGGTTCTGGATGCAAAACAGCGAGAGGCGGCCCAATGA
- a CDS encoding tetratricopeptide repeat protein — translation MLTFSIYAPKVLTTQVGIGQIMMLTDGYGNKISVDSQAALDLYDQGVRLFLGAGFGAPDAFQSSVDLDPNFALGHVALARSLMMSGQMPQAKAAITRAQELGSNLDSRQRQHIECMVLLSSGQPKQARELVKNHVRDYPRDALIAQLCASVFGLIGFSGEVGREAELLAYTSALLPHYGDDWWMMSMHALSLCETGQIDASTRLMDKSLALNPRNANAAHFKSHAQYEGGETAAGRQYLAGWLSDYDDRAILHGHLSWHSALWALHDGDEAGMWAAIDAGVGPGAAKGLPINVLTDTAAILYRAEMAGLSVDPVRWSALSDYAQRFFPETGQSFADMHAALSHAMAGNGDRLAHISDTAKGFAGDLVKPLAQAWGAIARENWSDALEELGQVMGSTERLGGSRAQRDLLELTYANVLLKLGKTAEAQRCLTTRRPVLTANLSLAGFHS, via the coding sequence ATGCTGACTTTTTCAATTTATGCCCCTAAGGTTCTGACAACGCAGGTCGGAATAGGGCAGATCATGATGCTAACGGATGGCTACGGAAATAAAATCTCAGTGGACTCACAAGCCGCGCTAGATCTCTACGATCAGGGTGTTCGGTTGTTTCTGGGGGCCGGGTTTGGCGCACCGGACGCGTTTCAATCTTCTGTCGATCTCGACCCAAATTTCGCACTTGGTCATGTAGCCTTGGCTCGGTCTCTGATGATGTCTGGGCAGATGCCGCAGGCCAAAGCAGCGATCACCCGCGCTCAAGAGCTTGGATCAAACCTCGACAGTCGCCAGCGCCAGCATATCGAATGCATGGTGCTTCTTTCGTCTGGTCAGCCAAAACAGGCGCGTGAGTTGGTCAAAAACCACGTGCGCGACTACCCCCGTGACGCGCTTATCGCTCAGCTTTGTGCCAGTGTGTTTGGGCTGATCGGGTTTTCGGGCGAGGTCGGGCGAGAAGCCGAACTGCTTGCTTATACTTCAGCGCTTTTGCCGCATTATGGAGATGACTGGTGGATGATGTCGATGCACGCCCTGTCGCTGTGCGAAACAGGCCAAATCGATGCCTCGACAAGGTTGATGGACAAATCCCTTGCCCTGAACCCACGCAACGCAAATGCCGCACATTTCAAATCACATGCGCAATATGAAGGGGGCGAAACCGCTGCGGGCCGCCAGTACCTAGCGGGCTGGTTGTCGGATTATGACGATCGCGCAATCTTGCATGGACACTTAAGCTGGCATTCCGCCCTTTGGGCTTTGCACGACGGCGATGAAGCAGGGATGTGGGCCGCAATAGATGCTGGCGTTGGCCCTGGCGCAGCAAAAGGACTGCCGATCAATGTCCTTACCGACACGGCGGCCATTTTGTACCGCGCTGAGATGGCCGGGCTATCCGTAGACCCTGTTCGCTGGTCGGCGCTCAGCGACTATGCACAGCGTTTCTTTCCCGAAACAGGCCAGAGCTTTGCGGACATGCACGCCGCGTTGAGCCACGCAATGGCAGGAAACGGGGACCGTCTGGCTCATATTTCGGATACCGCCAAGGGCTTTGCCGGCGATCTTGTTAAACCCCTTGCACAGGCTTGGGGCGCGATCGCGCGTGAAAATTGGAGCGATGCCTTGGAGGAACTTGGCCAGGTCATGGGGTCAACGGAACGTCTTGGAGGAAGCCGAGCGCAGCGAGATCTTTTGGAACTGACATATGCGAATGTGCTTCTGAAACTGGGCAAAACGGCCGAAGCACAACGCTGCCTAACTACCCGCAGACCTGTTCTGACAGCCAATCTGTCTTTGGCGGGATTCCATTCCTGA
- the tmpB gene encoding (R)-1-hydroxy-2-trimethylaminoethylphosphonate oxygenase, producing MSKPDFNTLSPSNIVAFLEDIFERRGGEEYLGEPVTMAEHMLQGATIAEQNGQREIIIVSALLHDVGHFTSEFGMFSMDDTEDKYHEDAGAEVLQDYFPTIVTDCVRYHVAAKRYLCATRPSYFDRLSDASIHSLNLQGGPMNDAEIQAFEQNPNLEDIIAVRFLDEAGKHANMKTPPFAHFAPMVQRIVDQHCGVA from the coding sequence ATGAGTAAACCCGATTTCAACACATTAAGCCCCAGCAACATCGTCGCTTTTCTGGAAGATATCTTTGAGCGGCGCGGCGGTGAGGAATATCTTGGCGAGCCTGTGACCATGGCGGAGCATATGCTCCAAGGTGCCACGATCGCTGAACAGAACGGTCAGCGCGAGATCATCATCGTATCCGCCTTGCTGCATGATGTGGGTCATTTCACCAGCGAATTTGGCATGTTCAGCATGGACGACACCGAAGACAAATATCACGAAGACGCTGGGGCGGAGGTTTTGCAGGATTACTTCCCTACAATCGTCACCGACTGTGTGCGGTATCACGTCGCTGCAAAGAGATACTTATGTGCAACCAGGCCATCCTATTTCGACAGGCTGTCAGATGCGTCGATACATTCGCTTAACCTTCAAGGCGGGCCGATGAATGATGCCGAAATTCAGGCATTCGAGCAGAACCCGAATTTGGAGGACATCATTGCTGTGCGCTTTCTGGATGAAGCGGGAAAGCATGCAAATATGAAGACACCGCCGTTCGCGCATTTCGCCCCGATGGTGCAACGTATTGTCGATCAACATTGTGGTGTTGCGTGA
- a CDS encoding DUF6855 family protein, giving the protein MNRVTYGLGIIGDPWILKTPPLGSEFEAWRDEAAEPPAVFVQVGKTRLSYQLRAIEDAHAMLLAHGDWMPLGNADEGKPTKEGTLEHWARSQENPVGGYYGLRKGYRGRFANYISPVLEVLGLAELEHNPRKNRIRGL; this is encoded by the coding sequence ATGAACCGAGTGACCTATGGATTAGGGATCATTGGCGATCCTTGGATTTTGAAAACGCCTCCACTGGGCTCTGAGTTTGAGGCCTGGAGAGACGAAGCAGCGGAACCACCCGCGGTGTTCGTTCAGGTTGGAAAGACGCGACTGTCTTATCAGTTGCGTGCAATCGAGGACGCCCATGCAATGCTGCTCGCGCATGGTGATTGGATGCCGCTTGGCAATGCCGATGAAGGAAAACCAACCAAGGAAGGCACGTTAGAGCATTGGGCGCGCAGTCAGGAGAACCCCGTTGGCGGGTATTATGGATTACGAAAGGGGTACCGAGGACGTTTTGCCAATTACATCTCCCCGGTTCTCGAAGTTCTGGGGTTGGCAGAATTGGAACACAACCCGCGCAAAAATCGCATAAGAGGTTTGTAG
- a CDS encoding TRAP transporter permease encodes MTRSTENGQMTRAQLWEMPRGKFGRNQAVFGFALLFAIWHVLTNVYLTEPGLWQNAIHFAGFAFLASVTLSPWGKKSNQTWAWVIDILYGLLVASAALWVAWAESGLYERSLAVTGLGWQFTAIDWAAGILLIFACIDLSRRVSGWVIPILIGLSLSYILFLGTMLPGVFRSASLPLNDVLFRTLYNDEGVFGILATISVTNITLFMIFGGFLVVSGASNFVIEVSKVVAGRIKGGAAFVAVISSALTGTISGSAIANTASTGVITIPLMKANGFRPQFAAGVEAAASTGGQLMPPIMGAGAFVMASYTSIPYGTIVAVSVVPAILYFLSVAFIVRIEAVKYDAGAKIDLTVDRRKMISGGLVFVIPLAVMIWLLLSGVTPPYAACWAIVAVIGTSWATSVVAYFNKDGTFKPVNMGPSRIAEALVSGIRSAIMTAILLTAIGIMNNAIVTSGVGNGFSLMIAQWSQGSLVLAIALIALASLVLGMGLPVTAAYIILAILTAPALAGIMADGLIVEQLIAGISDPSKSALFALVDHPLAAQVASGMTKPEAWELIRNIPFEIAVTIRPVLIDPSTQTVFLLTAHLIIFWLSQDSNVTPPVCLAAFTAAGIAGSRPMATGFESWKIAKGLYVVPLMFAYTPLISGELIEVLQIGFFALFGIYATNALIQWYAEGPLSPITLPLLVLGGIGTYWPLAWLPNIVGATAILIAIALSSRNKTGAHMVPEGG; translated from the coding sequence ATGACACGATCCACAGAAAACGGCCAAATGACGCGCGCCCAACTCTGGGAAATGCCGCGCGGAAAGTTTGGGCGCAACCAAGCCGTATTTGGTTTTGCGCTGCTCTTTGCGATTTGGCACGTCTTAACGAATGTCTATTTGACCGAGCCGGGCTTGTGGCAAAATGCCATCCATTTTGCAGGTTTCGCTTTTCTGGCTTCTGTGACCCTCAGTCCTTGGGGCAAAAAATCTAATCAAACGTGGGCTTGGGTGATCGACATACTTTACGGATTGCTTGTGGCCAGTGCAGCACTTTGGGTCGCTTGGGCAGAATCCGGGCTTTATGAGCGCTCTCTCGCTGTCACCGGTCTGGGCTGGCAATTTACCGCTATTGACTGGGCCGCTGGCATATTGTTGATCTTTGCGTGCATCGATCTTTCGCGCCGCGTGTCAGGTTGGGTCATCCCGATTCTGATTGGCTTATCCCTTAGCTACATCTTGTTTTTGGGCACCATGCTGCCAGGTGTTTTCCGGTCCGCAAGCCTGCCGTTGAATGACGTACTCTTTCGCACGCTTTATAATGATGAGGGGGTGTTCGGTATCCTCGCGACCATCTCTGTCACCAATATCACCTTGTTTATGATCTTTGGCGGCTTTCTGGTTGTGTCAGGTGCCAGTAACTTTGTGATCGAGGTATCCAAGGTCGTCGCAGGCCGCATCAAGGGGGGTGCGGCATTTGTTGCGGTTATTTCTTCGGCACTGACCGGCACCATCTCTGGCTCTGCCATTGCCAACACGGCCTCAACTGGGGTGATCACAATTCCGCTGATGAAGGCCAATGGATTTCGGCCGCAATTTGCCGCAGGCGTCGAGGCCGCGGCATCTACGGGAGGCCAGCTGATGCCCCCGATCATGGGCGCGGGCGCGTTCGTGATGGCGAGCTATACATCGATCCCTTACGGCACCATCGTCGCCGTTTCTGTTGTGCCCGCAATCCTCTATTTCCTGTCGGTCGCATTCATCGTGCGGATTGAGGCGGTAAAATATGACGCAGGTGCCAAGATTGACCTGACGGTAGACCGCAGAAAAATGATCTCTGGCGGGTTGGTTTTTGTCATTCCCTTGGCCGTCATGATCTGGTTGCTTCTGTCTGGCGTCACTCCACCCTATGCGGCCTGCTGGGCCATCGTGGCGGTCATCGGCACCTCATGGGCCACGAGCGTCGTGGCCTATTTTAACAAGGATGGGACATTCAAACCCGTCAATATGGGCCCCTCGCGCATTGCCGAAGCTTTGGTCAGCGGCATCAGATCTGCCATCATGACGGCAATTTTGTTGACGGCCATCGGGATCATGAACAACGCAATCGTCACTAGCGGTGTGGGCAACGGATTTTCGTTGATGATCGCCCAATGGTCGCAAGGGTCCCTCGTTCTGGCCATCGCGCTGATCGCTTTGGCTTCGCTGGTCTTGGGCATGGGATTGCCGGTGACCGCCGCGTATATCATCCTTGCGATCCTCACGGCTCCAGCGTTGGCAGGCATCATGGCAGACGGTTTGATCGTTGAGCAGCTGATTGCAGGCATCTCGGATCCGTCTAAATCCGCGTTGTTTGCCTTGGTCGATCATCCCCTTGCCGCACAGGTGGCCAGTGGCATGACCAAACCCGAAGCGTGGGAATTGATCCGAAACATCCCATTCGAAATCGCGGTCACGATACGGCCAGTGTTGATCGATCCTTCTACGCAAACGGTCTTTTTGCTAACCGCGCATCTGATCATTTTCTGGCTCAGCCAAGACTCTAATGTGACCCCGCCAGTATGCCTCGCTGCCTTCACGGCGGCTGGCATTGCAGGGTCCCGGCCCATGGCAACCGGGTTCGAGAGTTGGAAGATCGCGAAGGGTCTTTATGTCGTCCCCTTGATGTTTGCCTACACGCCGTTGATCTCAGGTGAGTTGATTGAAGTACTTCAAATCGGGTTCTTTGCCCTGTTCGGGATTTACGCAACCAACGCCCTGATCCAATGGTACGCCGAAGGGCCTCTTAGCCCAATCACATTGCCGCTTTTGGTGCTCGGTGGCATCGGCACATATTGGCCCTTGGCATGGTTGCCCAACATCGTCGGCGCCACAGCCATCCTGATCGCGATCGCATTGTCTTCGCGCAACAAAACAGGAGCGCACATGGTGCCCGAAGGCGGGTAA
- a CDS encoding sensor histidine kinase: MPVETPRARAPGRMRTSILGVLLFTGVLATAATFFGAQHYFERLETQAASNRMALYLRALNETLRQHQHLPFVLARDPRYAQALHPTTVKTDINDRLDLLAQEAKLEAIYLMDATGLVLATSNATQPHSFLGQNYGFRPYFQDALNGQRSDYFAIGATSGRPGYFVAEPVSFAADTPKGVIAIKLDVSELQRSWESDSETVVALNKDNIVVLASNPDWLYRPVDTLAPEVRSAILQSRQFGAEPLAPLDWSFLDSNRIAVEGTTYLRASGSSEWRDWTVHYLQPESVILRQTLLSTVMFGSIIAILLGFATFLRSRRIELAYTASEQQRGELIEKNHQLEQAQTELARSAKLAALGHLAASVTHELGQPISAFRNHLAAAEMGNEITSAKTATSLNKLVDRMEAITGQFRFFARGRVDKKADVDLATVLGEVEQLLSTEIATGGIDFRSADLPEPIFLHAHQVQLEQAFTNLLKNAIHAVEDQSNPKVSIDVAKRSDSVEIRVTDNGPGLAGATLTDLQEPFYSTKPSGVGMGLGLAITTEIIKDHGGELTVGHASSGAEFIVTLPFPGDGDPT, encoded by the coding sequence ATGCCAGTTGAGACACCTAGAGCGCGCGCACCGGGACGGATGCGTACCAGTATTCTCGGCGTGCTGCTTTTTACTGGCGTGCTCGCGACCGCCGCAACTTTCTTTGGGGCGCAACATTATTTCGAGCGTCTTGAGACACAGGCGGCCTCAAATCGTATGGCGCTTTATCTGCGTGCGCTCAACGAAACGCTGCGCCAGCATCAGCACTTGCCCTTTGTTCTAGCACGCGACCCTCGGTACGCGCAGGCTCTGCATCCCACAACCGTCAAGACCGACATAAACGATCGGCTCGACCTGTTGGCACAAGAAGCCAAGCTGGAAGCGATATATTTGATGGATGCGACCGGGCTCGTGCTTGCCACGTCAAATGCTACCCAGCCCCATAGCTTTCTTGGTCAAAACTATGGGTTTCGACCCTATTTCCAGGACGCGTTAAATGGTCAACGTAGCGACTATTTTGCAATCGGTGCGACGTCAGGTCGGCCAGGGTACTTCGTGGCGGAACCGGTGTCATTTGCAGCAGATACCCCAAAAGGCGTTATCGCGATCAAGCTGGATGTAAGCGAATTGCAGCGATCCTGGGAGAGCGACAGTGAAACGGTTGTAGCCTTAAACAAAGACAATATCGTCGTGCTCGCCTCGAACCCTGATTGGCTGTACCGGCCCGTCGACACCCTTGCACCTGAAGTGCGCAGTGCCATCCTGCAAAGCCGTCAATTTGGTGCCGAACCTTTGGCCCCATTAGATTGGTCCTTTCTAGATAGTAACCGGATTGCAGTTGAAGGGACCACCTATTTGCGGGCATCGGGATCGTCCGAATGGCGCGACTGGACCGTCCATTACTTACAGCCGGAAAGTGTGATCTTGCGCCAAACACTTCTGAGCACTGTCATGTTTGGCAGCATCATCGCCATTCTGCTCGGTTTTGCCACGTTCCTCAGATCACGCCGGATCGAATTGGCCTATACCGCATCCGAGCAGCAACGTGGCGAGCTGATTGAAAAAAACCACCAACTTGAACAGGCGCAAACCGAGTTGGCGCGCAGTGCAAAACTGGCGGCCCTCGGACATCTGGCAGCATCCGTCACGCATGAATTAGGGCAACCGATCAGCGCGTTTCGCAACCATCTTGCCGCAGCAGAGATGGGAAATGAAATCACCTCGGCCAAGACGGCCACAAGTTTGAACAAACTTGTCGACCGGATGGAGGCGATCACGGGGCAATTTAGGTTCTTTGCACGCGGGCGGGTTGATAAGAAAGCCGATGTAGATTTGGCGACAGTTCTGGGCGAGGTTGAGCAATTATTGAGCACGGAAATCGCAACCGGAGGGATTGATTTTCGCTCTGCAGACCTGCCCGAGCCCATTTTTCTGCATGCGCATCAAGTGCAGCTGGAGCAGGCTTTTACCAACCTTCTAAAAAACGCGATTCATGCGGTTGAGGATCAATCCAACCCCAAGGTCAGCATCGATGTTGCCAAGCGTTCGGACAGCGTCGAGATACGGGTTACTGACAATGGCCCAGGTCTGGCCGGGGCCACACTCACAGACCTGCAAGAACCGTTTTATAGCACCAAGCCGTCAGGTGTTGGTATGGGATTAGGCCTCGCGATTACGACTGAGATCATCAAAGATCACGGCGGAGAGCTGACCGTTGGCCACGCCAGCAGCGGTGCGGAATTTATCGTCACACTGCCCTTTCCGGGCGACGGAGACCCAACATGA
- a CDS encoding sigma-54-dependent transcriptional regulator: MSKATVLVIDDDRGMRVSLAHLLENAGYEAVIAKNAHDGLEAIHLNAPDAILSDVRMPEMDGLEFQRKAREISHVPVILFSAHGDIPMAVSALQDGAYSFVEKPFEPRRLLGILKNAIRMKRLEDSTKLLQSRLAELTDLERILIGNSAQIIAVRDLIFDFAVSRANVLILGDTGTGKELVARALHDLGTSSTAPFVPINCAAIPPERFEETVFGTAEHPRGLMSEADGGTLFLDELTSMPSETQAKILRAIETKQYQRVGETEVQKVEFRVISAASGQMSQLIAEKTFREDLLFRLNTLVIKLPSLADRGEDVLLLLRHYMQRLSQIYELPVPKLTNDDISALMSYDWPGNVRELQNVAERRVLAERRGGGSVRLAIARQTSLQPFPGTLREAVAAFERELIGRAIQEENGRMDDVASTLGIGRRTLNEKIVKLDLDKDAILNS, from the coding sequence ATGAGCAAAGCCACAGTACTTGTCATAGATGACGACCGCGGGATGCGTGTTTCGCTGGCTCATTTGCTGGAAAATGCCGGCTATGAGGCTGTGATTGCCAAGAATGCACATGACGGTCTGGAGGCCATTCACCTAAATGCCCCGGATGCGATCCTGAGTGATGTGCGCATGCCCGAAATGGATGGATTGGAGTTCCAACGCAAAGCACGCGAAATCAGCCATGTACCGGTCATTTTGTTTTCAGCGCATGGCGATATTCCGATGGCCGTCAGCGCTTTGCAGGACGGCGCATACAGCTTTGTTGAAAAACCGTTTGAGCCGCGCCGCCTGCTTGGCATTCTTAAAAATGCCATTCGCATGAAGCGCCTAGAAGATAGCACGAAACTGCTTCAGAGCCGCTTGGCTGAACTGACCGACCTCGAGCGCATCCTCATCGGCAACAGCGCCCAGATCATTGCCGTACGGGATTTGATATTTGATTTTGCGGTGAGCCGCGCAAACGTTCTGATCCTTGGTGATACCGGCACCGGAAAAGAACTGGTGGCGCGCGCGCTGCACGATCTTGGCACCTCTAGCACAGCGCCTTTCGTTCCGATCAATTGCGCGGCGATCCCGCCAGAACGGTTTGAAGAAACGGTGTTCGGGACGGCCGAACACCCCCGTGGATTGATGAGTGAAGCGGATGGCGGCACCTTGTTTTTAGATGAGTTAACATCGATGCCATCTGAAACGCAGGCCAAAATATTGCGTGCGATCGAGACCAAACAATACCAGCGGGTCGGCGAAACCGAAGTCCAAAAGGTTGAGTTCCGCGTCATCAGCGCCGCCTCTGGTCAGATGTCCCAATTGATCGCAGAAAAAACCTTTCGCGAGGACCTGTTGTTTAGGTTGAACACGCTAGTGATCAAACTTCCCAGTTTGGCCGATCGTGGCGAGGACGTCCTGCTGTTGTTGCGCCATTACATGCAGCGTCTCAGTCAAATCTATGAGCTGCCGGTTCCGAAGCTGACAAATGACGATATCTCGGCGCTGATGTCTTATGATTGGCCCGGCAATGTTCGCGAATTGCAAAACGTCGCTGAGCGGCGGGTGTTGGCAGAACGACGTGGGGGCGGCTCAGTCAGGCTTGCGATTGCGCGGCAGACTTCTTTGCAGCCGTTTCCCGGTACCCTGCGCGAAGCTGTAGCGGCGTTTGAACGCGAATTGATCGGCAGGGCAATCCAAGAAGAGAATGGGCGCATGGACGACGTGGCCAGCACACTTGGCATCGGACGCCGCACGCTCAACGAAAAAATCGTCAAGCTTGATCTGGATAAAGATGCCATTTTGAACAGCTAA
- a CDS encoding LysR family transcriptional regulator, protein MSNLSLSNIPLDWVRAFELAGRTGSFTAAAKESNVTQASISQRISNLERRIGVRLFVRNPRGVTLSVEGEAWLPYVSAAFRNLDESYEDLFGIQREKITIFASASVNELWLAPRLRNWQSTHKPQIVLSTMVLQPDDSLLDTTIRVQYGRGEGKDLHKIPLFAEHLSPVVAPQLLATHASWLELPRLGLSGPRHGWHEWARQTGDPITPIPRLRFDSFSAALSAAVSGAGVLLASLPLAAPLLEQGKLVRASEFVMEPQETYWMIAHKDGLTKSQWDNVVDCLFAAEGSR, encoded by the coding sequence ATGTCTAATCTCTCATTAAGTAACATACCGCTCGATTGGGTGCGTGCCTTTGAACTGGCTGGCAGGACCGGAAGCTTCACCGCAGCGGCGAAGGAAAGTAACGTCACCCAAGCTTCGATCAGTCAGCGCATCTCAAATCTGGAGCGGCGCATAGGCGTCCGGCTGTTTGTGCGAAATCCAAGAGGCGTGACGCTCAGCGTTGAAGGCGAGGCATGGCTACCATATGTATCGGCGGCGTTTCGCAATCTCGACGAAAGTTACGAAGATCTATTTGGCATTCAGCGTGAAAAGATCACAATTTTCGCAAGTGCGTCTGTGAATGAATTGTGGCTGGCTCCAAGACTCCGCAACTGGCAGAGCACACACAAGCCGCAGATCGTGCTGTCTACCATGGTGTTGCAGCCTGACGACAGCTTGTTAGATACAACAATCCGCGTGCAATACGGACGTGGCGAAGGAAAAGACCTTCATAAAATCCCGTTATTTGCGGAGCACCTAAGCCCGGTTGTTGCGCCTCAATTGCTAGCAACTCATGCATCATGGTTAGAGTTGCCCCGCCTTGGGTTGTCTGGACCAAGGCACGGTTGGCACGAATGGGCGCGCCAAACAGGAGACCCCATAACGCCAATCCCAAGACTGCGCTTTGACAGTTTCTCTGCGGCTCTCTCTGCGGCGGTATCCGGCGCAGGTGTCCTACTCGCGTCCCTTCCACTCGCTGCCCCACTGTTGGAGCAAGGCAAACTGGTCCGCGCGTCAGAATTCGTCATGGAGCCGCAAGAGACATATTGGATGATCGCGCACAAAGACGGACTAACCAAATCACAATGGGATAACGTCGTGGACTGTCTGTTTGCGGCCGAGGGCTCACGCTAG